A stretch of DNA from Sandaracinaceae bacterium:
GTGGCATCCGTCGTCGCGCGCTGCGATTGGTCGATGTGGGGCTGAGCCAGGACGCCGACGCGTCCCTCGACTGGGCAGGCTTGCGTGAGTTCGCTTGCCTGCTCGAGCCGGCGAAGCGCACGGTCGTGAGCCGTCTGTGGGCCCGCGCAGCGCAGTTCGAGCATGCGTCCATCGCGTCGTTCGACCGCTTCTCGCTCCAGCTCCTGGCTGTGGGGTCACCTCCGGACCTGATCGATGCTGCGCACCGTGCAGCGCTCGACGAGCTCCGACACGCGCGCCTCTGCTTCGCCGTGGCGTCGGCTTACGCTGGCCGCGCGCTGGGGCCAGGGCCACTCGTCGTCGACGCGAGCGCGTTCGCCGACATGACGTTCCCCACCGTGCTGGCCCTGGCCATCGAGGAAGGTTGCGTGGGCGAGACGCTGGCGGCCTACGAGGCCCAAGCTGCCCTCGGCTGCGTGACTCAGCCAACGTTGCAGCACGTGCTGGGCGTGATCGCTCGAGACGAAGCCGAGCACGCAGCGCTCGCCTATCGCTTCGCGCGTTGGGGCCTGACGGCCGGTGGGTCTGCCGCCCGCGGCATCGTGGACGCTGCATTTCACAGGGCGGTCACACGCGCGCAGGACCCGTCGCAGGAGGACGACGCACTGCAGCAACTCGCGGATGAGGACCAGAATGCGGACTGGCTTCGAGTGCATGGCCAGCGATCGAGCCTCGCCCGTGCCCAGGCCCGCAGGCGCGCGCTCGTCGAGGTCATCGAGCCTGCGTGCCGTGACCTCCTGCGGGCAGCCCCCGCGTCGCACCCTTCATCGGATCGCGCCACTCGCTAGGCATGCTCAACGCGGCTCGGACTCGTGGGAAGCTGCCGCCTGCGCGCTCACCTCGAGCTGCGCGTCCGCGTCGACCTCCGCTGGCCCCATCGCCGCATCTTCCACGCGCACTCGCGTCCCGACAGCCAGGGCGTTCGCCCGGCGAGCCCCGGCGCGGATGATGCCCAAAAGGTTCTCGGGGGCCTCCGACGCCACGTAGGCCACGTGTTCCTTGCCGCCCGCGTCCACCCACTCCACGCACAGGATGGGCTTGCTGGGATGAATCGCCGCGAAGGCGCGCTTGCCCTCTTGGATCACGCGTTGTCGTGCCGCCGGGTCGTACTTGGTGAGCGTGACCTGGGTGACCCCCGCGAGCGGGATGCGCACCTCGTGACGCACCCCAGCGTGGCACACCACCTCGCTCTTGGTGACGATGGTTCGCAGCACGCTGCCGACCACGCTCGCGAAGCCGAGCGTCCCGGCCACCACCGCGAAGAAGGCTCCCCCGGCCAGCGCTTGCAGGTCGCCTCCAGCCGCGGCCACGAAGCCAGCCACCGAGAGGGCCGCGCTCGCGAGAGATAGCGCGCCCACGATGAAGAAGGCTCCACGGAAGGTCACCTTCTCGCTGTGCACCACGTCGTTCACGCCCAGGTACTGCTGCTCGAACTCGTCCATCACGCGTCCACCCGCTGGATACGCTCTCACACGGCGCGCCTCGCCGCCTAGACCCCCCGACTGGAACTGCGCCCGGCGGGGGGCGGACGCCAGCGATGACGGCCCGCGACGTCGACGCGTGCGCTCGCGGATCATGCGCATGACGGCCGGGCCGGCGTGAATCAGACGGCGCGCCGAGGCGCCGTGCACCGGGTCCCGTGTCGCGCGCCGGCGACGACCTTGGCGACGTAGTGATGCGTGTCGCCGAGGGGCCGCCGCCGCGCGTGAGATCGTCCGGGAAGGACGCGACGCAGTCACAGTTCGGGCGTGCAGAACGAGTGCCCCAGGTACTCGCTCTCGAGACACTCGTGGCCGGCGAAACAATACCTCTGTGCATCGCAGTCGCGAAGACAGATGGCATCGTCAAACGAGCTGACGACGATGCCGTCTTCATCGACAGGCACGCATATCCCGAGATAGCTGTTCTGCCCGGAGAACGAGTGGCACTGGTCCGACTGGTGCAGTGCGTGGTGCACATGCGCCGCAGATCCGTGCCGTCGAAGAGGATGGCTCCGCACACAGGTTCCTCGGGGGGACAATCGCTCGATGTCTCGCACGGATCGTAGACAGGAGGGGGCGGCACAGAGGGATCCCTGCAGCCCATCACCATGACCACGGCGAACACGTGGAACGTCCCTTGCCGCATGCGTGCGTAGGCGACTCTAGCGAGCCTCGCCGTGGACAGGTCGCTTCGCGAATCCGAGTTGCGTCACGCCGCGGTCTGCTACGCTCACGCGGCCCGCTAGTGGGTGTTCATCGGGACGTGACCATGACTCGCTCTACCTCGCTCGTCGCGTTGACGGCGCTGCTCTCGCTTCTTTCGGCAACCACCGCGCTGGCCGACGCGCGCAGCGACAAGCTGGACCTCTACATCGAAGTCCACAACATGTTCACCACGCGCATGCGGGCCAACTACGACAACTACGCGCCGACGCTGCAGGGCCTGCCGCCCGACGCGCCGTGCAGCGCCGACAGCCAGCCGGGCCGAGACATGTACTCGACGGCCGACAGCACGGGGACGATCGACGGGTACCGGCGCCGCTTGCGCCGCGCGCCGCGGTTGCCGCAAGACCGATTGGTCACGGCCATGTTGGACGCGGCAGCCATTCAGGTGCCCACCTGGAACGCTCTCTACGACTACTACCGTCGGCGCGTCTACACCACGGACCAGTGCGCGCAGGGGAACGCCGACCACCGCCGATTGATGGCTGCCTTCGAGGCGTACTTCGCGGCCGACGCGGAGCTGCTGACCTTCATCGACACCGAGAGCCGCGCGCGCCGGGCGCGCGAATTGACCGAGACCGAGCGCCGTCATGGGCGGAACTTCCGCTTCTACCAAGTCAGCCTGATGGAGCAGGTCGAGGTCATGCGCGACCTGCTCAGCGCTCAAGCCCTCGACGTGGACGCACTCGCGCAGGCGGCGGACGCCATGGCGGCGGGGCTCGGCGAGATCCAGCCGCGCGCGGAGGCCGCGCCGCGCGACGTCTACGGCGACCTCCGCCAAGGCGGCTACCTGACGTTCCTGCGTCGCATCGACACGCTGGTCACCGTCACGCGTCAGTGGGTCGCGCTGCTGCGGAACCCCAACGCCCGCCCAAACGACCGCGAGCGCAGCGGCGGCGACTTCGAGCGCGCCTTCCGCGCAGCCATCCAGTCGTCGAACGGCGTGCGCTACAGCGAGCGCGTGCACTGACTGGGTCGCGTCGACCGTCTCGCTTTCACGTCAAGACCACGAGAAACGTGGTAGTCCACGGTGGATTGCATCAGGAGTCCTAGGAGGTCCAATTGCCCGCTCTGGCACGCTTCGCGCTCGTCCTCTGCGCTGCTACGTGCAGCCTCGTCTCGGTCGTCTCGTGGGGCGTGGCGCAACCGACGCCCGCGCCGACACGGAGCCCAGCCGCGTCGCCTGCGCCCGAGCCCCAAGCGCTCATGGAGGGCGTGCCCACCAAGATGGGGCGGCGCATCGTCAGCCAGCTCCGGACGACTCATCGCGCCATGCCCACCGTGCTGCGTGCGGCGCACCTGACGCAGCCCGACGGTGGGGAGCGCGTCTTCCTCGTCTACGAGTACTCTCCCTTCGACGCCTGCGTATCGGCGGCGCCTTCGCGCGCCGAGGGCCGCCGGACCTGCCGCGAGCAGGTGGATGCGCGCTGCACCACTACCAAGGCGGCCTTCGTGACCGTCGCGCCCACGCCGGCCGGCCGGACCGCGGGCACCGGCGGCGCCATCACCGTCGTGTTCGACGACCATGTGGGGCGCGGGTGTTTGACCCACCGCGTGCTCGACGTGGCGATCCGTGACGTGGACGGAGACAGGCAGCCAGAGCTCGTGGTGGACATCGTGCGCTCGCAGGAAGAGCTGGGGTTTCGCAACCGCACGGAGTTCGAGCGTCGCATGCGGGACGTCGTCATCTACGACACCACCGGGAGGGAGCAGCTCCGTACGGCGCTCGGGGCCTGGGGCCCGACCGAAGAAGAGACCGCGACCGGCAGCGTGGCGGCGCGCTGGAGCATGCGCGACACGAACGGCGACCGACGCCCCGACGTGGTGGTGGAGACGTTCGCCTACGAGGAGATGTACACGTGCCCGTTCACCGACGACGGCTGGTTCACGCCCCGGTCGGCGGACGACGTAGAGGGCTACGAATGCTCGGGCGAGGTGCAGCTCACCACGTTCCGCTACGACGCGGCGCGTGACGCCTTTGGGGATTGACGTGTCACGCGCTGCCGCGCTGGGCGCTGCGGTGTGCGCGGCTATCCTGGGGTCGGGCGCGCTCTCGTCGACCGCGGCCCGCTCCCAGACCTCCGTACCAGCCGCACCCAGTACCACGCTGGTGGAGCCCCGAGCATGTGCGGGCTGCCACGCCGAGGTGACGCGCGAGTGGCAGGAGTCGCTGCACGCCCAGTCGTTTCGCGACCCCATCTTCCTCGCCGAGTATCGGCCCCACCCCGTCGAGGACTGCGTGGCCTGCCACGCGCCCCTGGCCACGAACCTCGTCGCTCCGGGCGAGGTCGACACGCGCGAAGGCGTGGCATGCGTCGCGTGCCACGTCGATGCCGCGGGACACATCCTCGGAACGACGTGGGGAAGGCCAACTGGGAGCGTACCGGGCCGAACGACCGCGCGCGGAGACGACGCTCCACACCCGGTCCAGCGCAGCGCGGAGCTCGGCTCGGCTGCCGCCTGCGCGCGGTGTCACGAGTTCGGCTTCCCGCCCCCACGCGATAGGAGCATGGGCTACGACCCGACGGTCCTCCAGCAGGCGACGTTCACGGAGTGGCGAGGCTCACGCGCAGGTCGTCAAGGGCTCGCATGTGTGAGCTGCCACATGCCTCGGCGCGCCGATGGCCACGTCGACCACCGCATGCCCGGGGCGTCCGCCGAGCTGCTCGCCCGATCCGTCCGCGTCGACGTGCGCGCCACCCGCGAGCACGACGGAGTGGCTGTGCGCGTCACGCTCCGGACGCGGGACGTGGGGCACGCGCTGCCCACGGGCGACATCTTCCGGCGGCTCATCGTTCGGGCCGAGCTCGGCGCGGAGAGCATGTCCTCCGAGCTGCGACGTCATTTCGGTACGAGTCACGTCGGGGACGCGCTGGTCACCACGGAGATCGATGACACGCGCCTGATGCCGGGCCGGCCCCGTGTGGTCACGCTGCACCTACCACCCGTGCCCGACGTGCACGCCGTGCGGTGGAGCGTATCGCACGCGCGTCTCGATCTCGCGGTCGCGCGCGCTCGGGGCCTGCCGCTCGGCTCCGTTCAGACCGTGTTCCGTTCCGGAGAGGCGCCCGTGCGCTAGCAGTCCGCCTCGAACCGCAACGCAGCTCCATGCGGCGTCGTGATTCCCACGTCGAAGCGACACCGCGCATCCTCGGACGCCACGAGGCATTGGTGCGCGGCGGGTCCGAGCTGGCGTGGCGACGGTGTATCTTGGCGCTGTGCGATTCACCAGCGGCGAAGTGTTCGGTCCAAACGACGTCGACGCCGCGAGGGCCGCCCTCATGCAGGGCCTTGCCGCCGATGCGAGCCATGCCATCGGCGCGCACATGAGCATGCCCACTGCTCGCGAAGGAAACGCTTTCATGTCCCCACGCTCAGCCCCCCTGGTCCTGTTGAAGCCCCTGCGTTGGTTCGCGGTCGTCGCAGCTGCGCTGTGGCTGGGCTGCGGCGGCGCGAGCGGCAGCGTGGAAACCCGAGAGCAGTCGCGGCGGCGTGCGCAGCCGGATGAAGCTGAACCTACCAGCGAACACACCACGCGTGACGGGCAGGTCACCATCGCGCCGGAGGAAGCACCCGAGGCGTCGTGGCCGACCACCGCCACCAGCGTCCCGGCGCCCCGTCTCGTCAACCTCCAGACCCGTTATGGTCGCTTCTGCAGTGTCACGGACGACGGCGGGCTCTTCTGTGGTGTCGGAGCCGTGGGTGAGCGCGTCGAGACGCCGTCGCGGGTGCGGGACGTGCACTTCACCACCCACCACATCGTGATACGGACGGATACTGCGGTCCTCATCGCAGAGGATCCCGAGCAGGGCCCGCGCGCGGCGTTCGTCGAGCTTCCCGAGTTCGCTGGCGCGACGGCGTTGGGCGCGGGCTATGGCACCGTCTGTGCGGTGGTGGGTGGCCGAGTCCGCTGTCGTGCGCTGACCAGTGCCCAAGCCCTCGAGTCCCCTACGGTCGACGCGGTCGACCTCGCGCTGGTGGAAGACGGATCCAGCGAACGCGTGCTGTGCGCGCTGACCACGCGGGGCACGATCGAGTGCTCGGGGTGCACTCGGCGCTGGGCGGACCTCTACGCGGAGCCCGTCTCCCCACGAGAGGGTGCCTTTGGTATGCCGTGCACGGCCTCGACGCCGCTTCGACTCGAAGGCGTCACGCGCCTGGAGCAGCTGCGGCGCGGAGCGTTTGCCGCGACCACCGCCAACGAGGTCTACGTTCTCCCCAACTGGCGCCGCGAGCTCAGCTGCCACGCCGAGGGTTGCGCGTGCCGAGGGCGCCGCGGGGAGACCTGGGACTGCATGACGCTCGCCCACGCCGACGACTCGTACACCCTTCGAGACGTTCGAGTGCTGGGCGCAGAACACGCGCTGCTCGCCGACGGACGCCTGGTCCACGTCACGGACAGCCCCCGTTCGCCGTAGCAAAGGCGCACCCGCGGGGGGATGCCGCATTTCGCAGGGCGATCACACACGCCCAGGAACCGTCTCGGGAGGACGATGCGCTGCGGCGACCGGTGGGCGAGGACCAGGCCCCCGACTGGGTCAGCGTGCATGGCCAACGGTCGATCCTCGCCCGAACAGAGCCCCGAAGGCGCGCGCTAGGCGAGGTCATCGAGCCCGCACGCCGTGACCTCCTGCACGCGGCCGCTGCGATGCATCCGGCATCGGAACGCCCCGCTGGCTAGGGCTTGGCGAGGCGGCGAGGCCTGTCCTAGAGTCACCGCATGAACCATTCCCCTGTGCTCACTCCGTTCATCGACCGCTACGGCAAGCCCGAGGGCGGCGCGTGGTTGGCGGGCAAGGGCGCGTCGTCCGATCTCCTCGCCGTTGCGCGGTGCGCGTGCGACGCGGGATGGTTCCGCGTCGGTGGCTGGGAAGTCGCGGTCGGCAGCGAAGGCGACGCTCGCAAGCAGCTCGAGGTCGCGGGTGCCAAGGAAGCGAGTGAGCGGTACGCCCACGCCGCGATGATCGGCAACGACGCCGGCGCGCTGACCGCAGTGGTGCTGTGGAACGACGACCAGCCGGAGTGCGTCTACGTCCTCGACCCCGAGGTTCAGTCGGCGCAGGCGCAGGGGCCGCTGGCCGTCTGGATCGGCCGGCTTGCCTGCGGCACGAAGAGCAACGACGAAGACCGCGAGGCGGTGGGCGTCGGGACGGAACCCCTCGGTGGAAAGGCCCCGCCTCTGCCGTGCACCATCGTGCCCGAACCGTCGGTCGCCGACGCGCTGAAGGGCGGCGGTCACGTCGCCTTCGTCGAGCTCGGTGGTTGCCCCGTGTCGGTGCACAAGAAGGGCATCCGCGCGCTGGTTGCTGGTCAGAAGAAGAGCAAGGGGCTGGGGAAGGGCGCGCACATCGGCTTCGACGTGGCGGGCAACGCCGTCTTTCGAACGGAAGCCGCGTCGTCCAAAGAGGGCACGCTTGCGCGCGTCACCCTGCCGGCGCTCGACGTCACACAGGAAGCCGTCGACGGTTCATTGGGGGCGCCCTACGCGCTGAGCGAAGACTCCGTGCTGGTCCAGCTCGCGAAAGGTTGGCTCCGCGTCTACGCCATGAACGAGGAGAGCGACGCGCTCGTTCAGCGTGCCGAGCTGCACGCGGGCTCCGACGCGCCCTTCATCCAGTCGTCACGCACGGGCTATGTGACCCTGACCCAGCACAACAGGGCGGACACGGTGTTGCTGCGGTGGACGGGTGAGCGCTTGGAAGTCGTCGCCGCCTGGCCGGGCTCCGGTGGAAAGATCATCGACGTCGATGGCCAGCTGTACGGCAATCGAC
This window harbors:
- a CDS encoding ferritin-like domain-containing protein, with the protein product MGLSQDADASLDWAGLREFACLLEPAKRTVVSRLWARAAQFEHASIASFDRFSLQLLAVGSPPDLIDAAHRAALDELRHARLCFAVASAYAGRALGPGPLVVDASAFADMTFPTVLALAIEEGCVGETLAAYEAQAALGCVTQPTLQHVLGVIARDEAEHAALAYRFARWGLTAGGSAARGIVDAAFHRAVTRAQDPSQEDDALQQLADEDQNADWLRVHGQRSSLARAQARRRALVEVIEPACRDLLRAAPASHPSSDRATR
- a CDS encoding DUF3829 domain-containing protein — translated: MTRSTSLVALTALLSLLSATTALADARSDKLDLYIEVHNMFTTRMRANYDNYAPTLQGLPPDAPCSADSQPGRDMYSTADSTGTIDGYRRRLRRAPRLPQDRLVTAMLDAAAIQVPTWNALYDYYRRRVYTTDQCAQGNADHRRLMAAFEAYFAADAELLTFIDTESRARRARELTETERRHGRNFRFYQVSLMEQVEVMRDLLSAQALDVDALAQAADAMAAGLGEIQPRAEAAPRDVYGDLRQGGYLTFLRRIDTLVTVTRQWVALLRNPNARPNDRERSGGDFERAFRAAIQSSNGVRYSERVH